One window of Camelina sativa cultivar DH55 chromosome 4, Cs, whole genome shotgun sequence genomic DNA carries:
- the LOC104783965 gene encoding probable 2-oxoglutarate-dependent dioxygenase DIN11 codes for MVIYHRELKQSLHTYVRKKSKTCSNISFDIEMVTDFKSLLPLIDISPLVAKCDDSDMAEDTGVVEVVQKLDKAFRDVGFFYVIGHGISEALINKVKEMTHQFFQLPYEEKLKIKITPAGGYRGYQRIGVNFTSGIQDMHEAIDCYRELKQGKFGDIGKVLEGQNQWLRNPQEYKDVMEEYIKLCTDLSRYILRGISLALGGLPYEFGGKMLRDPFWVMRIIGYPGVNQGDVIGCGAHTDYGLLTLINQDDDKTALQVKNVDGDWIPAIPIPGSFICNIGDMLTILTNGVYESTLHKVINNSPKFRVCVAFFYETNFDAEVEPLDIFKEKYPRKLVTSQIAKRVVYGQNLINKVQATFANLVENS; via the exons ATGGTAATATATCATCGTGAATTGAAACAGTCTTTACATACGTACGTACGTAAGAAGAGCAAAACGTGTTCTAACATTTCCTTTGATATCGAAATGGTGACAGACTTCAAATCCCTACTACCACTTATCG ACATCAGTCCTTTAGTGGCCAAATGTGACGATTCCGACATGGCGGAGGATACCGGGGTGGTGGAAGTTGTCCAAAAACTGGACAAGGCATTTCGGGACGTCGGATTCTTCTACGTG ATTGGTCATGGAATATCGGAGGCTCTTATAAATAAGGTGAAAGAGATGACGCATCAGTTCTTCCAGCTTCCTTACGAGGAGAAACTTAAGATCAAGATTACTCCAGCTGGTGGATACAG GGGATATCAGAGAATTGGAGTAAACTTTACGAGTGGAATACAAGATATGCACGAAGCCATTGAT TGTTACAGAGAGTTGAAGCAAGGGAAGTTTGGGGACATCGGAAAGGTCTTAGAAGGGCAAAACCAGTG GCTAAGGAATCCTCAAGAGTACAAAGATGTGATGGAGGAGTACATTAAGCTATGCACAG ATCTTTCTAGATATATATTAAGGGGAATCTCCTTAGCACTTGGTGGATTACCTTATGAGTTTGGGGGAAAGATGCTTAGAGACCCTTTTTGGGTAATGCGTATAATTGGTTATCCAGGTGTTAACCAAGGAGATGTTATTGGATG TGGAGCTCACACTGATTATG gCTTGTTGACGCTTATAAATCAAGATGATGATAAAACTGCTCTTCAGGT caaaaacgtGGACGGTGATTGGATACCAGCTATTCCGATCCCTGGATCGTTCATTTGCAACATCGGTGACATGTTAACG ATACTTACAAACGGAGTTTACGAATCCACACTTCATAAAGTGATCAATAACTCTCCTAAATTCCGTGTTTGTGTTGCATTCTTCTACGAG ACTAACTTCGACGCGGAGGTGGAGCCACTGGATATCTTCAAAGAGAAGTATCCGAGAAAATTAGTAACATCTCAAATTGCCAAAAGAGTTGTCTATGGACAAAATCTCATTAACAAGGTCCAGGCCACTTTTGCAAATCTAGTGGAAAACAGTTAA
- the LOC104780783 gene encoding probable 2-oxoglutarate-dependent dioxygenase DIN11, with amino-acid sequence MVTDYKSLLPVIDIGPLLAKCDDSDMADDAGVAQVVRKLDRACRDVGFFYVTGHGISEDLINKVKEMTHQFFQLPYEEKLKIKITSAGGYRGYQRIGVNFTSGKQDMHEAIDCYREFKQGKHGDIGKVLEGQNQWPGNPQEYKDVMEEYIKLCTDLSRNILRGISLALGGSPYEFEGKMLRDPFWVMRIIGYPGVNQEDVIGCGAHTDYGLLTLINQDDDKTALQVKSVDGDWIPAIPIPGSFICNIGDMLTILTNGVYESTLHKVINNSPRYRVCVAFFYETNFDAEVEPLDVFKEKYPRKVTSQIAKRVVYGQHLINKVQATFANLVDSS; translated from the exons ATGGTGACAGACTACAAATCCCTACTACCAGTTATCG ACATTGGTCCTTTACTGGCCAAATGTGATGATTCCGACATGGCGGATGATGCTGGGGTGGCGCAAGTTGTCCGAAAACTGGACAGGGCATGTCGGGACGTCGGGTTCTTCTACGTG ACTGGTCATGGGATATCGGAGGATCTTATAAATAAGGTGAAAGAGATGACGCATCAGTTCTTCCAGCTTCCTTACGAGGAGAAACTTAAGATCAAGATTACCTCAGCTGGTGGATACAG AGGATATCAAAGAATTGGAGTAAATTTTACGAGTGGGAAACAAGATATGCACGAAGCCATTGAT TGTTACAGAGAGTTCAAGCAAGGCAAGCATGGGGACATCGGAAAGGTCTTGGAAGGGCAAAACCAGTG GCCAGGGAATCCTCAAGAGTACAAAGATGTGATGGAGGAGTACATTAAGCTATGCACAG ATCTTTCTAGAAACATATTAAGGGGAATCTCCTTAGCACTTGGTGGATCACCTTATGAGTTTGAGGGAAAGATGCTTAGAGACCCATTTTGGGTGATGCGTATCATTGGTTATCCAGGTGTTAACCAAGAAGATGTTATTGGATG TGGAGCTCACACTGATTATG GCTTGTTGACGCTTATAAATCAAGATGATGATAAAACTGCTCTTCAG GTGAAAAGTGTGGACGGTGATTGGATACCAGCTATTCCGATCCCTGGATCATTTATTTGCAACATCGGCGACATGTTAacg ATACTTACAAATGGAGTGTACGAATCCACACTTCATAAAGTGATCAACAACTCTCCTAGATACCGTGTTTGTGTTGCATTCTTCTACGAG ACTAACTTCGACGCGGAGGTGGAGCCACTGGATGTCTTCAAAGAGAAGTATCCGAGAAAAGTAACATCTCAAATTGCCAAAAGAGTTGTCTATGGACAGCATCTGATTAACAAGGTTCAAGCCACTTTTGCGAATTTAGTGGACAgcagttaa
- the LOC104780782 gene encoding tRNA-dihydrouridine(20) synthase [NAD(P)+]-like, with translation MGGKLQTGQEIQLNGMNISDVVAALSIPVIANGDASVMVARGARWNASVFSPKGKSHWEDVKKKYLRKSILWNNDVKSTKYTIKEMIAHHSCLEPPEGKSINKADTLEDLP, from the exons ATGGGAG GAAAATTGCAGACAGGCCAAGAGATCCAGCTAAATGGGATGAACATTTCAGATGTTGTGGCAGCTTTATCCATTCCTGTCATTGCAAATG GCGATGCGTCAGTGATGGTTGCAAGAGGGGCAAGGTGGAATGCTTCAGTTTTCTCTCCAAAAGGAAAATCACACTGGGAAGATGTGAAAAAGAAATACCTTAGAaag AGCATCTTGTGGAATAACGATGTTAAGAGCACAAAATACACGATAAAGGAGATGATAGCGCATCATTCATGTCTTGAACCACCCGAAGGGAAGTCTATCAACAAAGCAGACACTTTAGAAGATCTACCGTAA